One window of the Rissa tridactyla isolate bRisTri1 chromosome 9, bRisTri1.patW.cur.20221130, whole genome shotgun sequence genome contains the following:
- the LOC128914917 gene encoding gonadotropin-releasing hormone II receptor-like, giving the protein MAGPGGAGQDTLAGGRSHADAEPAVGNASADPSSSLPPPERGCAWSPQAEGGEEPLRLPTFSPAAQARVAVTFLLFALSAGCNLAVLRAAGGRRGGRRSHIRLLLLHLAAADLLVTVAVMPLDAVWNITLQWRAGDLACRLLMYVRLLAMYASAFVTVVISLDRQAAILRPLAIARARRRNRIMLYVAWLLSAGLSVPQLFLFRTVTLRPPHNFTQCTTRGSFPRPWHETLYNMLGFTCLFLLPLLIMVCCYARILLEISRRMGSSLFSSRDMSLRCSRNNIPRARLRMLKMSLVIVSSFILCWTPYYLLGLWYWFCPRAMEKRVSPALAHILFIFGLFNACLDPITYGLFTIPFRRGWGCPCGHGPEPQPPSPATGSFRCSASSLPRKRGVPGARGQRVPAGPGLPARAGSCQSSSL; this is encoded by the exons AGCCATGCGGACGCAGAGCCTGCAGTGGGGAACGCCAGCGCAGacccctccagcagcctgccccccccGGAGCGGGGCTGCGCCTGGAGCCCCCAGGCCGAGGGCGGCGAGGAGCCCCTGCGACTGCCCACCTTCTCCCCCGCTGCCCAGGCCCGCGTGGCCGTCACCTTCCTCCTCTTCGCCCTCTCCGCCGGCTGCAACCTGGCGGtgctgcgggcggcggggggccggcggggtgGCCGGCGGTCCCACAtccgcctgctgctgctgcacctggCGGCCGCCGACCTGCTGGTGACGGTGGCGGTGATGCCGCTGGATGCCGTCTGGAACATCACGCTGCAGTGGCGGGCGGGCGACCTGGCCTGCCGCCTCCTCATGTACGTCCGGCTGCTGGCCATGTACGCCTCCGCCTTCGTCACCGTCGTCATCAGCCTGGACCGGCAGGCTGCCATCCTGCGCCCGCTGGCCATCGCCCGTGCCCGGAGGAGGAACCGCATCATGCTCTACGTCGCCTGGCTCCTCAGTGCCGGGCTCTCGGTGCCGCAG ctgtTCCTCTTCCGCACCGTCACCCTCCGCCCCCCGCACAACTTCACCCAGTGCACCACGCGGGGCAGCTTCCCCCGGCCCTGGCACGAGACTCTCTACAACATGCTCGGCTTCAcctgcctcttcctgctgccgCTGCTCATCATGGTCTGCTGCTACGCGCGCATCCTCCTGGAGATCTCCCGGCGCATGGGCTCCAGCCTCT TCTCCTCCCGGGACATGTCGCTGCGGTGCTCCAGGAACAACATCCCGCGGGCACGGCTGCGCATGCTGAAGATGAGCCTGGTCATCGTCTCCTCCTTCATCCTCTGCTGGACCCCCTACTACCTGCTGGGGCTGTGGTACTGGTTCTGCCCGCGGGCCATGGAGAAGAGGGTCTCGCCAGCCCTCGCCCACATCCTCTTCATCTTCGGCCTCTTCAACGCGTGCCTGGACCCCATCACCTACGGGCTCTTCACCATCCCTTtccggaggggctggggctgcccctgtgGGCATGGCCCCGAGCCCCAGCCGCCCTCCCCGGCCACCGGCTCCTTCCGCTGCTCGGCCTCCTCCCTGCCACGCAAGCGGGGTGTcccgggggcgcgggggcagcgggtgcccgccgggccggggctgcctgcCAGGGCCGGCTCCTGCCAGAGCAGCTCCCTGTGA